One segment of Vibrio gazogenes DNA contains the following:
- the aceA gene encoding isocitrate lyase: MTLTRRQQIEALEKDWATNPRWQHVKRTYSAEEVVALRGSVMPEYTLSQRGADKLWSLVNGQAKKGYVNCLGALTGGQAVQQAKAGIEAIYLSGWQVAADNNTASAMYPDQSLYPVDSVPAVVKRINSAFRRADQIQWSNHMAPEDEGGIDYFLPIVADAEAGFGGVLNAYELMKHMIEAGAAGVHFEDQLASVKKCGHMGGKVLVPTQEAVQKLIAARLAADVAGTTTLVIARTDANAADLLTSDCDPYDQDFIVGERTNEGFYRVKAGIEQAISRGLAYAPYADLVWCETAKPDLEEARRFAQAIHEQYPDQLLAYNCSPSFNWEKNLDAETIRHFQQSLADMGYRYQFITLAGIHNMWYNMFDLAHAYAQGEGMRHYVEKVQRPEFEASERGYTFVAHQQEVGTGYFDRVTNTIQGGQSSVTALTGSTEEDQF, encoded by the coding sequence ATGACTTTGACTCGTCGTCAACAAATTGAAGCGCTAGAAAAAGACTGGGCAACCAATCCACGCTGGCAACATGTAAAACGGACTTATTCAGCCGAGGAAGTCGTCGCATTACGGGGATCGGTTATGCCGGAGTATACCCTGTCACAGCGTGGTGCTGATAAACTTTGGTCGTTAGTCAATGGTCAGGCGAAAAAAGGCTACGTCAACTGTCTGGGAGCGTTGACCGGCGGACAGGCGGTTCAACAAGCCAAAGCCGGTATTGAGGCGATTTACCTGTCGGGGTGGCAAGTGGCTGCGGATAATAATACCGCTTCAGCAATGTATCCGGATCAATCTCTCTACCCGGTGGACTCTGTACCGGCGGTCGTCAAAAGAATTAACAGTGCATTCCGGCGTGCCGACCAAATCCAGTGGTCAAATCATATGGCGCCTGAAGATGAGGGCGGGATCGACTATTTTCTGCCGATTGTTGCCGATGCAGAGGCGGGTTTTGGCGGTGTTCTTAACGCTTACGAATTGATGAAACATATGATTGAGGCCGGAGCGGCTGGGGTTCATTTTGAAGATCAACTGGCATCGGTGAAAAAATGTGGTCACATGGGCGGTAAAGTGTTGGTGCCGACTCAAGAAGCCGTCCAAAAGTTAATTGCAGCCCGCCTCGCTGCTGACGTCGCTGGCACGACGACACTCGTCATTGCGCGAACCGATGCGAATGCAGCCGATTTGTTGACCTCCGATTGCGATCCTTACGATCAGGATTTCATTGTCGGAGAGCGGACAAACGAAGGGTTTTATCGGGTGAAAGCGGGGATTGAACAGGCTATTTCTCGTGGTTTGGCCTATGCGCCTTACGCTGATTTGGTCTGGTGTGAAACTGCCAAACCTGATTTAGAAGAAGCGCGGCGTTTTGCGCAGGCGATTCATGAGCAGTATCCGGATCAGTTACTGGCATACAACTGTTCTCCTTCCTTTAACTGGGAGAAAAATCTCGATGCGGAAACGATTCGTCATTTCCAACAGTCTCTCGCTGATATGGGATATCGCTATCAATTCATCACCTTAGCGGGGATTCATAACATGTGGTACAACATGTTCGATTTGGCCCATGCTTATGCACAGGGAGAAGGGATGCGCCACTACGTTGAAAAAGTTCAGCGGCCTGAGTTTGAAGCCTCAGAGCGAGGATATACTTTCGTTGCGCACCAACAGGAAGTCGGAACCGGTTATTTTGATCGGGTGACCAATACGATTCAGGGCGGTCAGTCCTCAGTAACAGCACTGACGGGGTCAACTGAGGAAGATCAGTTCTGA
- the phoU gene encoding phosphate signaling complex protein PhoU, translating into MQFGRHISGQFNAELEAIRTHVLTMGGLVEQQLSYAMQALHKQDLELARQVIRGDHKVNAMEVSIDDACTRIIAKRQPTAKDLRLIIAIIKTITDLERIGDVATKMAHVAIESPASKEQRFQVSLEPLCRQAIAMLHQVLDAFARMDIEAAAQVHKLDDRLDSEYEAVIRQLMTYMMEDTKNIPHILQVMWSARAIERVGDRCQNICEYIIYFVKGKDVRHLGDQSLDDVLNTDSDT; encoded by the coding sequence ATGCAGTTTGGTCGCCATATTTCCGGACAGTTCAACGCTGAGCTTGAAGCGATCCGGACTCATGTTCTGACAATGGGCGGATTGGTCGAGCAGCAATTATCCTATGCAATGCAGGCGCTACATAAGCAAGATCTGGAGCTGGCGCGTCAAGTGATCCGCGGTGATCACAAAGTCAATGCCATGGAGGTCTCTATCGACGATGCCTGTACCCGGATTATTGCCAAGCGACAACCGACCGCGAAAGATTTGCGCTTGATTATTGCTATTATTAAGACCATCACTGATTTAGAGCGAATTGGTGATGTTGCGACCAAAATGGCTCACGTTGCTATCGAAAGCCCGGCTTCGAAAGAGCAGCGGTTTCAGGTGTCTTTGGAGCCGTTGTGTCGCCAAGCCATTGCCATGTTGCATCAAGTGCTGGATGCATTTGCACGTATGGATATTGAGGCTGCGGCTCAGGTTCATAAACTCGATGACCGGCTTGATTCAGAATACGAAGCGGTTATTCGCCAGTTGATGACCTACATGATGGAAGATACCAAGAATATCCCGCATATTCTGCAAGTGATGTGGTCGGCTCGGGCGATTGAACGTGTCGGTGATCGCTGTCAGAATATTTGTGAATACATTATCTATTTTGTGAAAGGAAAAGATGTCCGTCATTTGGGCGATCAATCTTTGGATGATGTGTTAAATACTGATTCCGACACATAA
- a CDS encoding hydrogen peroxide-inducible genes activator has product MNKWPSLKQIHYLVTLYETRHFSEAAERCFVSQSTLSKGIQTLEELIGCPLYEKKDKKSPLVFTHAGEQVVHQGRELLAKGQDLIEMGKLCQGDLMEGQLRVGCIPTIAPFLLGDLVQEVNIRFPKLHLLLREDTTTNLLQGLRHGELDVLVLALPVDIGNMESRIVGKDPFRMIISKSQADRISVPIRYDDLPDESVFLLENEHCLTEHAVSACQLTEKEKINPFMATSLHTLVQMVANGLGTTFIPQMAIQHGLLENQNLVVVEPPGQSAFRLIGLVWRPSSSRTQVFHQLSEVVSELL; this is encoded by the coding sequence ATGAATAAATGGCCGAGTTTAAAGCAAATTCATTACTTGGTAACCCTGTATGAAACACGCCATTTCAGCGAAGCGGCTGAACGCTGTTTTGTCAGTCAGTCTACGCTGAGTAAAGGTATTCAGACGCTGGAAGAGCTGATCGGGTGTCCTTTATATGAGAAAAAGGATAAGAAGAGCCCACTCGTCTTTACTCATGCCGGCGAGCAGGTGGTTCATCAGGGCAGAGAATTACTCGCCAAAGGGCAAGATCTGATTGAAATGGGGAAACTCTGTCAGGGCGATTTAATGGAAGGCCAGCTCAGAGTCGGCTGTATCCCGACGATTGCTCCGTTTCTCTTGGGGGATCTGGTTCAAGAAGTCAATATTCGCTTTCCTAAACTTCATTTATTATTACGAGAAGATACCACAACCAATTTGCTGCAAGGTCTGCGCCATGGCGAACTGGATGTGCTGGTCTTAGCTTTACCTGTTGATATCGGCAATATGGAAAGCCGAATTGTCGGTAAAGATCCCTTCCGAATGATTATCAGTAAAAGTCAGGCGGATCGTATTTCGGTGCCGATTCGTTATGATGACTTGCCGGATGAATCTGTATTTCTGTTAGAGAACGAACACTGTTTGACAGAGCACGCGGTGTCAGCCTGTCAGTTAACGGAAAAAGAAAAAATTAATCCTTTCATGGCAACCAGTTTGCACACGCTCGTGCAAATGGTGGCGAATGGGTTGGGCACGACGTTTATTCCGCAGATGGCTATTCAGCACGGTTTGCTGGAGAACCAGAATTTGGTGGTTGTTGAGCCACCCGGTCAAAGTGCATTTCGTTTGATTGGTTTAGTTTGGCGGCCGAGCTCTTCTCGCACTCAGGTTTTTCATCAATTATCTGAAGTCGTTTCAGAACTCCTTTAG
- the pstB gene encoding phosphate ABC transporter ATP-binding protein PstB, translating to MMPLNHTLGFQPSIDVNHLSDKQTAIEIDDLSLFYQGTVALSHISMRIPKGQVTAFIGPSGCGKSTLLRCMNRMNDLVEGCRVEGRVALHGQDIYAPSVDVATLRRRVGMVFQRPNPFPKSIYENVIYGLRLQGVRNARILDDAVERSLRAAALWEEVKHRLHENAFGLSGGQQQRLVIARAIAIEPEILLLDEPTSALDPISTLTIEELINDLKTKYTVAIVTHNMQQAARVSDHTAFIHMGKLVEYADTDTIFTSPVKKQTEDYITGRYG from the coding sequence ATGATGCCGCTGAATCATACGCTTGGGTTCCAGCCATCAATTGATGTCAATCACCTCAGTGATAAACAGACAGCGATTGAGATTGATGATCTCAGTCTGTTTTATCAGGGAACAGTCGCGCTCAGCCATATTTCAATGCGGATCCCCAAAGGGCAAGTGACTGCGTTTATCGGGCCTTCCGGCTGTGGTAAGTCAACGTTATTGCGTTGTATGAACCGAATGAATGATTTGGTTGAAGGCTGCCGCGTCGAAGGGAGAGTCGCCCTGCATGGTCAGGACATTTATGCGCCATCCGTGGATGTTGCAACGCTGCGCCGGCGAGTGGGGATGGTGTTTCAACGTCCGAATCCGTTCCCGAAGTCAATCTATGAAAATGTGATTTATGGGCTTCGTTTACAGGGCGTGCGCAATGCGCGGATATTGGATGATGCTGTCGAGCGTTCGTTGCGGGCAGCGGCGCTGTGGGAAGAAGTCAAACATCGTTTACATGAGAATGCATTCGGTTTGTCCGGTGGGCAACAACAGCGTTTGGTGATTGCCCGGGCAATTGCGATTGAACCGGAAATTCTGTTACTGGATGAACCGACATCGGCGCTTGATCCGATTTCGACCCTGACGATCGAAGAACTGATTAATGATCTGAAAACCAAATATACGGTGGCAATTGTCACGCATAACATGCAACAGGCAGCGCGAGTCAGTGATCATACGGCCTTCATCCATATGGGGAAATTGGTTGAGTATGCCGATACCGATACTATTTTTACATCGCCCGTGAAAAAACAGACCGAAGATTATATTACGGGACGTTACGGATAA
- the pstA gene encoding phosphate ABC transporter permease PstA, with the protein MVNWIKSGSPWIWLTGGAVSFSLLAVLGLLLLIGWKGLTYFWPTPLLSWQTSSGERVIGQLYDQDKVLASHLSSSENAKTVGKGDSITRLHIKIANRDIYPSDFISVLKRHLSEPSKPRGWAVIDRVRDGQFFGKPIGYQLADGVMADNIDAALQTGLREAEQRHQQIQTLMHDKVQVWSQQLEKLRLEKRKRELNHHINAAYLAQYEQQKSALEQQLTAVAQTLDTLREQLRMQALVVVDMRGDKVRIPVSQILNIWYPNDMSLPQKMVHWAQQVWHFVADNPRESNSEGGVFPAIFGTILLVIIMSVIVMPLGVVAAIYLHEYAGDNAFTHLIRVAVMNLAGVPSIVYGVFGLGFFVYTIGGAIDSIFYAERLPAPTFGTPGLLWSALTLAVLTLPVVIVATEEGLSRIPLSVRHGSLALGATQFETIWRVVLPMATPAMITGLILAVARAAGEVAPLMLVGVVKMASRLPVDNEFPFIHLERKFMHLGFHIYDVGFQTSNIEAARPLVFATSFLLVAVIVALNLTAISIRNNLREKYRTMGQD; encoded by the coding sequence ATGGTGAATTGGATAAAGTCCGGCTCTCCGTGGATATGGTTGACCGGTGGTGCGGTGAGTTTCAGTTTACTTGCCGTATTGGGGCTGTTGCTACTGATTGGCTGGAAAGGGTTGACCTATTTCTGGCCGACACCGTTGTTATCATGGCAGACATCGTCAGGTGAGCGTGTGATCGGCCAGCTTTATGACCAAGACAAAGTATTGGCCTCCCATTTATCCTCATCAGAGAATGCCAAAACCGTGGGAAAAGGGGACTCAATTACGCGTTTGCATATCAAAATTGCGAACCGGGATATTTATCCGTCAGATTTTATATCGGTCCTCAAGCGCCATCTCTCTGAACCCTCGAAGCCACGAGGATGGGCTGTCATTGATCGGGTACGGGATGGGCAGTTTTTTGGCAAACCAATCGGTTATCAGCTTGCTGATGGCGTGATGGCGGATAACATTGATGCTGCTTTGCAAACCGGACTGCGTGAAGCGGAACAACGCCATCAACAGATTCAAACCCTGATGCATGACAAAGTGCAGGTCTGGAGCCAGCAACTTGAAAAACTCCGGCTAGAGAAACGTAAGCGGGAATTGAACCATCACATCAATGCCGCTTATCTGGCACAGTATGAACAGCAAAAATCGGCGCTGGAGCAACAGTTAACCGCGGTTGCTCAGACCTTGGATACGCTGCGGGAGCAGCTCAGAATGCAGGCGCTGGTGGTGGTGGATATGCGGGGAGATAAGGTTCGTATTCCGGTCAGCCAGATCTTGAACATATGGTATCCCAACGATATGTCCTTGCCGCAAAAAATGGTTCATTGGGCGCAACAGGTATGGCATTTTGTTGCCGATAATCCAAGAGAATCGAATTCGGAAGGCGGGGTTTTCCCGGCGATTTTCGGCACCATTTTGCTGGTGATTATTATGTCTGTCATCGTGATGCCGCTTGGCGTGGTTGCTGCGATTTATTTACATGAATATGCCGGTGACAATGCATTCACCCACCTGATCCGTGTCGCGGTCATGAATTTGGCTGGTGTCCCTTCAATTGTCTATGGTGTTTTCGGACTTGGTTTTTTTGTCTATACCATCGGCGGAGCCATCGATTCGATTTTTTATGCCGAGCGCTTACCGGCACCGACGTTTGGCACTCCCGGTCTGTTATGGTCCGCGTTGACGCTGGCCGTTCTTACGTTGCCGGTTGTGATTGTTGCGACAGAGGAAGGGTTAAGTCGAATTCCACTCTCGGTACGCCATGGTTCGTTGGCTCTGGGAGCGACTCAATTTGAAACGATTTGGCGGGTGGTTTTACCGATGGCAACGCCTGCTATGATTACAGGGTTGATTCTGGCTGTTGCCAGAGCCGCCGGGGAAGTGGCGCCGTTAATGTTGGTCGGGGTGGTCAAAATGGCATCTCGTTTACCGGTCGATAATGAGTTTCCATTTATTCATTTAGAAAGAAAATTTATGCATCTGGGTTTTCATATTTATGATGTCGGTTTCCAGACCAGCAATATTGAAGCGGCTCGTCCGCTGGTGTTTGCGACATCATTTCTACTTGTAGCTGTGATTGTTGCGCTAAATCTGACAGCTATTAGTATCCGGAATAATCTGCGGGAGAAATACAGAACAATGGGACAGGATTAA
- a CDS encoding peroxiredoxin C, translating to MVLVGRKAPDFTAAAVLGNGEIVDAFNFAEFTKGKKAVVFFYPLDFTFVCPSELIAFDKRFEEFKAKGVEVIGVSIDSQFSHNAWRNTPVDKGGIGEVKYPLVADVKHEIVKAYDVEHPDAGVAFRGSFLIDEEGLVRHQVVNDLPLGRNIDEMLRMVDALNFHQKHGEVCPAQWEEGKAGMKESPDGVAAYLSEHTADLDKK from the coding sequence ATGGTACTAGTTGGTCGTAAAGCCCCTGATTTTACTGCTGCTGCTGTTTTAGGTAATGGTGAAATTGTTGATGCATTCAACTTTGCAGAGTTTACTAAGGGTAAAAAAGCTGTTGTTTTCTTCTATCCACTAGACTTTACATTCGTTTGCCCATCAGAGTTAATTGCATTTGACAAGCGCTTTGAAGAATTCAAAGCGAAAGGCGTTGAAGTGATCGGTGTATCAATCGACTCTCAATTCTCACACAACGCATGGCGTAATACCCCAGTTGATAAAGGCGGTATCGGTGAAGTGAAATATCCACTGGTCGCTGATGTCAAACATGAAATCGTAAAAGCATACGATGTTGAGCATCCAGATGCAGGTGTTGCTTTCCGTGGTTCTTTCCTGATCGACGAAGAAGGTCTTGTTCGTCACCAAGTCGTGAATGATCTGCCACTCGGTCGTAACATCGACGAAATGCTGCGTATGGTTGATGCATTGAACTTCCACCAAAAACACGGTGAAGTTTGTCCGGCACAGTGGGAAGAAGGCAAAGCAGGTATGAAAGAATCACCAGACGGTGTTGCCGCTTACCTATCTGAGCACACAGCAGATTTAGATAAAAAATAA
- a CDS encoding CBS domain-containing protein produces MIKIEDMMTRHPHTLTPTHTIEDARAFMEKYEIHHIPVVDQHQKILGIISQRDILQAQHSCLNRDVSPATILLSHPLSEIMHRHMITVSPNAGLKESALFMQKHKVGCLPVIEDNRLVGIITDNDFVAIAINLLELQEEAEPDEIEGEDIDSL; encoded by the coding sequence ATGATCAAGATTGAAGACATGATGACTCGCCATCCACATACCCTGACCCCGACACATACCATAGAAGATGCCCGGGCATTTATGGAAAAGTATGAAATTCACCATATTCCGGTAGTCGATCAACACCAAAAGATTCTGGGTATCATTTCACAGAGAGACATCTTACAAGCTCAACATTCCTGCCTGAATCGTGATGTTTCTCCTGCAACAATCTTACTCTCTCACCCGTTGTCTGAAATCATGCATAGACATATGATCACGGTTTCTCCCAATGCAGGGCTGAAAGAAAGTGCCTTGTTTATGCAAAAACACAAGGTCGGTTGTCTCCCCGTGATCGAAGATAATCGTTTGGTTGGGATCATCACCGACAACGACTTTGTTGCGATTGCGATTAACCTACTCGAACTACAAGAAGAAGCCGAACCCGATGAGATCGAAGGCGAGGACATAGATTCCCTTTAG